A window from Candidatus Nitrospira neomarina encodes these proteins:
- a CDS encoding acylphosphatase: MEEQMEAIVRAHACVSGKVQGVGFRAFVQMQANNMALHGWVRNRAEGEVELEVEGPQASVHTFLEAIHKGPPLSQVLQVTVDWKDPNRQTEGFHVLRTSL; encoded by the coding sequence GTGGAAGAGCAAATGGAAGCGATTGTTCGGGCTCATGCCTGTGTCAGCGGAAAAGTTCAAGGAGTCGGGTTTCGAGCGTTTGTGCAAATGCAGGCCAACAACATGGCATTACATGGGTGGGTGCGAAACCGAGCTGAAGGAGAAGTCGAATTGGAAGTTGAAGGTCCTCAAGCATCAGTTCATACCTTTCTTGAAGCCATTCATAAAGGACCTCCTCTCTCTCAAGTTCTTCAGGTAACGGTTGACTGGAAAGACCCAAACAGGCAAACTGAAGGGTTTCATGTCCTTCGTACTTCTCTGTAG